From Brassica napus cultivar Da-Ae unplaced genomic scaffold, Da-Ae ScsIHWf_1299;HRSCAF=1855, whole genome shotgun sequence:
gagtgttgagatgaggtgatgaggagtggatacattgatagaggaagagtattggggtggtcagtaagtttgggatttaccacagtaactttaaagttactgtggtaactaagtgaaaggaagagaagttaccaggatgggttaaattggagtctaactgatgttaatcctttcttatcctaagaaggacgtgggaagaggataaggaaggataaggggttactttgacagcctgtatgatgctggaaaggagaggatgctttttactagtgcaagcatgtgagaaagcacagccaagtgattcaaaaggagttccagcctgtccattgactccacatgcttatacatttcgaaaacccttgttgctctctctattaatacttgtaaacctcatcagatattaattaatggagttttgagtctctctctctctagaatctctctattctctctaaattctactctaatcttctctgattattattaaacacactctaaaacacaaaagtgtttacaaGGGGTGCTACATCACAAGTGATCTCATCCTGGTACTTTCCCACTGATAGCAAGACcttcacttgtttggtgatcTTTAATCCACCCTCATCATTGATCCATTGCAAGAGATATGGTTTAGGATGTTTAAACACTTGAAGACCCAACTTCTCCACCAACTCAGCACTTGCTACATTAGTACAGCTGCCTCCATCAATGATCAGGCTACAAACCTTTTCTTGAACCAAACATCTGGTGTGGAACAAGTTTTCCCTTTGCTCATCTTCTTTGGCTTTAGGTTGAGCATTGAGAAGTCTCCTGGTGACTAGTAGCTCTCCACGGACAGGGTACTCCACGCCTTCCTCATCTGACTCTTGGCCGGCGTCCTCCTCTTCAGATATCACCTCCCCGTTGGCTAAGATAGTCATCACCttcttgttggtgcactcattagcatagtgaccaAATCCATGACACTTGAAACACTTAATGTTCCTGGTCTTAGTAGATGTGGctactcctttacccttgtcatCTCTCTTGGTCTCTACTGAAGAAGAACCACCCTTGGACTTATCCCCTGGCTTATCTTCCCTGGAGTAGGCCGGTTTTGAAGTAGGAGTGTATGAAGACCGGGTAGAGCTCTTCCTCTTGTTCTGCTGCTTAATCAAAATAGCTTTATGTAGCAGTTCATCCATGTCCTCATATTCTTGTAGCTCCAACCTATCTTGTATATCTCTGTTAAGACCTCCTTGGAATcttgccatagtagcttctacACCTTCTAAATCAGCTTTTAACATGAGTGTttccatctcctggtgatagtcctctACACTCTTAGACCCTTGAGAAAGCCTTCTCAACTTCTGGTGTAGATCTCTTCCATAGTGATTAGGAAcaaatctcttcttcatcacagTTTTCATCTCAAACCAGGAAGCTACTTGAGGCTCTCCATTGCGTCTCCTGGTAGTAGCaatctgatcccaccagctaATAGCATATCCACAGAATTCAGTAGCTGCTAGTCTCACTTTTCTCTCCTCGGTGAGCTGCTGGCAATTGAAAACCagttcaatcttcttctcccactctaaGTAAGCATCAGGATCATTCTTCCCATGGAATGGAGGGATTCTAAGCTTGAGATTGCCTAGGTTATCAGTAGCTGGTCGCCTACGGTTGTAGTTTCTACCATGCTGACTAGCCTGAGATCCATCATCACTTTCATCAGTTGAATCTTCTTGATAATGTTCTCCATAAACCCCACGACCCCCAATCTCAACTCGTGGCCCTCTTATAGGTCCAATGCGTGCTCTCTGAGCTCCAGCAGCAACCGCATCCCTCTCTTGCCCTGCATTAACACCAGGTAAGTTTTCATTAGCTTGTTGTGCAAGGTTGTAAGTATTTTGCATTCTTCTGGTTATCTCAGCCATCATAGCCTCAAATTGAACTTGGTTGAGGTTGATTTGCTGGACAGCCGGTTCTCCTGAACCCTCTGGTTGCTTTCCATCTCGTCTCTCTTCACTCATTGTTCCTGAAATAGTTAGAGAAAACACAAAGCCAAGAACAAAagtatctctctctcactcaagtTTTTAAATCGCCAAGTCTCAGCTCTTCCCACAAGTTCAGTTGAAAAACAAAGTTCTACACTTAAGATCTAGAACTAAACCCCAATGAATCAGAAAGGAAGTATTAAGAGATTTAGGCACCAGCTGACTTTACCACCCTgagctggatttctcttcagctaGCTGGATTACTcttcagcttttttttttttttttttttgatttggatcagagatctcttttcttttctttttttttttttttttgatttgcagGGTTGGCTCAGCTGGCTTACaacagatagaaagataagagaagtGTTTGATGGAATGAATGATCTGAGTAGTCAAAAATCGCAGACCCTAACCttcaagtggctctgataccacttggtgcagcctgggtatggcttctgctcctggatcacttgaaggggaaCAGATAGGGGTGTTCTAAGAGGCTACTAGCTCTCCTTTGAACTGTGGCCGTCTCCCTGAGTCTGTGGATTGGCGACAGAGatggtttgctactcaaagacacaagatcaccttgtattgtctaagatgggattcacaggaattccttcctttaagtgagatcaatgttcttgagctgaacagagaaaactagagacaagacaacaaagttgactgaataattcttagataGAAAGTTGAGTAAACAAAGCTGCCTCCCCCCCATGTTCTTAAAGAAATCGACAAACAGAAACCCTAGAAgtaaaccaagatggtttaattctaattctaatcctaatccaattgaaattggtttattttaaaatcctaattgtctttggtttaaattaaatgaaagcccaataaccaaagcccttacaaagtaattaaattaaaccaacaggctggtttatcttgatctccttgtcttgatccaaGACCCACAATTTTGGCTATCTCCTGGAGCCTCTCCTCTTGGCTCTCAGCCTTGATCTGGTTCTGGTCCACTCCACAAGCTGGCTAGCTCATTtagttcttctctgctcaagtctggttcttctctgctcaagtctggttcttctcttctcaagtctgggTCTTCCTCGTCAGACTCACTCAGCTCCCCAATGTCTCTTCTCATGGCTACACCCCTATAGCTGCTCGAGAATTAAGAAACAAGTTGAAGCTAGAAGCTCCAAGGCAATGTttgttggatactcatcaagtcagaaaggaataagtgctatgatcctaacacaaggagagtgttagtatctagagaagtgaagtttgtggaagaaaaaggatattatgaggagcagattcaagaagatttgaaagatctcattcagatagagctgcaaccttgaggataatactagaaggacttggtatcaatatggatcaaggacagcaagaagtaagaggcactacaccataccgaatcatcagacgtccaatcttgaacatgagggggggaatggaacagaaactcaaactcaaagtcatgaagagagttctggttctcatgatcaagctgtggagtcaaatgatcaacaagaaggagctgaagcaagtcagctaagggatgaaggagctgaagcaagtcagccaagagaagaagcaagagaagaaagtacacgagaagatgtacaagacatggagttaccggcacaagaagggccagtgttgagaagaagtacaaggctgagaaaggatccttccagttgggtaaacacgagagtgtactacaatgctcaagctgtgaagcatcctactcaggccgtgtgttctttctctcaatatccagaagcacattgtgcattcatggtaaacttagatgagaatcacattccaagaagctatgaagaggcaatggaggataaggaatggaaggaatcagtaggagctgaggcaggagctatgataaagaatgatacatggtttgaaagtgaactaccaaaagggaagaaggcagtatctagtagatggatcttcacaatcaaatacaaggctgatggacagattgagaggaagaagactagattagtagcaagagggttcactcaaacatatggagaggattacat
This genomic window contains:
- the LOC125596825 gene encoding uncharacterized protein LOC125596825, with the protein product MSEERRDGKQPEGSGEPAVQQINLNQVQFEAMMAEITRRMQNTYNLAQQANENLPGVNAGQERDAVAAGAQRARIGPIRGPRVEIGGRGVYGEHYQEDSTDESDDGSQASQHGRNYNRRRPATDNLGNLKLRIPPFHGKNDPDAYLEWEKKIELVFNCQQLTEERKVRLAATEFCGYAISWWDQIATTRRRNGEPQVASWFEMKTVMKKRFVPNHYGRDLHQKLRRLSQGSKSVEDYHQEMETLMLKADLEGVEATMARFQGGLNRDIQDRLELQEYEDMDELLHKAILIKQQNKRKSSTRSSYTPTSKPAYSREDKPGDKSKGGSSSVETKRDDKGKGVATSTKTRNIKCFKCHGFGHYANECTNKKVMTILANGEVISEEEDAGQESDEEGVEYPVRGELLVTRRLLNAQPKAKEDEQRENLFHTRCLVQEKVCSLIIDGGSCTNVASAELVEKLGLQVFKHPKPYLLQWINDEGGLKITKQVKVLLSVGKYQDEITCDVAPLVNTFVF